Proteins from one Embleya scabrispora genomic window:
- a CDS encoding sirohydrochlorin chelatase, translating to MNLAPPLLAVAHGSRDPRHAAAMAALAARVRALRPGLRVEIGYLDHCGPRVPERLAELAEAGADTAVAVPLLFTPAFHAKQDVPNVLRRRGLTVHQTATLAPSPLLLDALNLRMHEAGVRPGDARYGVVLATAGSTDPEANAVTTIVAREWRRTGWCAVVPAFASVHRGSTVAAAVEGLRALGAERIAVASCMLAPGILPDRIVEQALAAGAESVTEPVADTAEIARLVLDRYDAALPARSGLSA from the coding sequence ATGAACCTCGCCCCCCCGCTCCTGGCCGTCGCGCACGGCAGCCGCGATCCCCGGCATGCCGCGGCGATGGCCGCCCTGGCCGCGCGGGTGCGCGCGCTGCGGCCCGGGCTGCGGGTGGAGATCGGCTATCTGGACCACTGCGGGCCGCGGGTGCCGGAGCGGTTGGCCGAGTTGGCCGAGGCCGGAGCGGACACCGCGGTCGCGGTGCCGCTGCTGTTCACCCCGGCCTTCCACGCCAAGCAGGACGTGCCGAACGTACTGCGCCGGCGCGGATTGACGGTGCATCAGACGGCCACGCTGGCTCCGTCCCCGCTGTTGCTCGACGCTTTGAACCTGCGCATGCACGAGGCCGGGGTACGGCCGGGAGACGCCCGTTACGGCGTCGTCCTGGCCACCGCGGGCTCCACCGATCCGGAGGCGAACGCGGTGACCACCATCGTCGCGCGGGAGTGGCGGCGTACCGGTTGGTGCGCCGTGGTCCCCGCGTTCGCCTCCGTCCACCGGGGCTCCACGGTCGCCGCCGCGGTCGAGGGGTTGCGCGCCCTGGGGGCCGAGCGGATCGCGGTGGCGTCGTGCATGCTGGCGCCCGGGATCCTGCCGGACCGCATCGTCGAACAGGCGCTGGCGGCCGGTGCCGAGTCGGTCACCGAACCGGTCGCGGACACCGCCGAGATCGCCCGGTTGGTCCTCGACCGCTACGACGCGGCGCTGCCGGCGAGATCGGGGCTCTCGGCCTGA
- a CDS encoding phosphotransferase enzyme family protein, producing the protein MIDSVAGERSVLVRACAEVGVSSADATLLSFGENAVFALPGPGLVARVARGAHMAERARREIAVACWLAEQDFPAVRPAAGIEAAPVLVDKRPVTFWELLPPAEREPNVADLARLLRTLHALPAPPFALPARHPLALVETWLDSAEAAVGLADRRYLSTRREELEAACRELTPALPAGLIHGDALLRNVGVHGGRALLLDWETVAHDLREFDLVLTPMAAARYGLPDGAQRRFARAYGFDVTEWAGYRVLRETRELAATAWVAQHVPGNPAAEEEFHHRVRTLRTGDTEARWHAF; encoded by the coding sequence GTGATCGACTCGGTGGCCGGCGAACGTTCGGTGCTCGTGCGCGCGTGTGCGGAGGTCGGAGTATCGTCCGCCGACGCGACGTTGCTCTCCTTCGGCGAGAACGCGGTGTTCGCGCTGCCCGGGCCCGGTCTGGTCGCGCGGGTGGCCCGAGGGGCGCACATGGCCGAGCGCGCGCGGCGCGAGATCGCGGTCGCGTGCTGGCTGGCCGAACAGGACTTCCCGGCGGTGCGACCGGCGGCCGGGATCGAGGCCGCGCCGGTGCTGGTCGACAAACGCCCCGTCACCTTCTGGGAGTTGCTGCCGCCGGCCGAGCGTGAGCCGAACGTGGCCGACCTGGCCCGGCTGTTGCGCACACTGCACGCGCTGCCCGCGCCGCCGTTCGCGCTGCCCGCGCGGCATCCGCTGGCGCTGGTGGAGACCTGGCTGGACTCGGCCGAGGCGGCGGTCGGGCTGGCCGATCGACGCTACCTGTCGACCCGCCGCGAGGAGTTGGAGGCGGCCTGCCGCGAGCTGACCCCGGCGCTGCCGGCCGGCCTGATCCACGGCGACGCGCTGCTGCGCAACGTGGGCGTACACGGCGGCCGGGCGCTGCTGCTGGACTGGGAGACGGTCGCGCACGACCTGCGCGAGTTCGACCTGGTGCTCACTCCGATGGCCGCCGCCCGCTACGGCCTGCCCGACGGCGCGCAGCGCCGGTTCGCCCGCGCGTACGGCTTCGACGTGACCGAGTGGGCCGGCTACCGGGTGCTGCGCGAGACCCGGGAGTTGGCCGCCACCGCGTGGGTGGCCCAGCACGTGCCGGGCAACCCGGCGGCGGAGGAGGAGTTCCACCACCGGGTCCGCACCCTGCGCACCGGCGACACCGAGGCGCGCTGGCACGCGTTCTGA
- a CDS encoding SAV2148 family HEPN domain-containing protein, producing MADRESNPPPSTTDEDPAAGTSTTGLDGTTGFGSGGDTFPDPYAPCPDGDPPGGTTGVPGTVGFPDTGSFALDAGALPGPRHAAAGTAVLDGSGPPDPMPGIDPATLAWTEDDWAAALLRGRRAGRAYVYLNLIEQRLRAVISAVLVPVYGPGEHPHDDGAWVLAAAGNAQNEWVERAEAVREMSRRRGYIVDPADDELIAFLTLPQLRELMVRNWWCFEPFLPDRRKLERALEEVEIGRHIVARNRVLSPDVLAQVERACLRVLAMLDGPLADQGDRRLALDAVEELFAGRYADVVGVFQDRAALQRRLPFADLVDGARGIDAMGVSLNLLCQNYSGRDLARLGAGGCDMRLLFLNPAGDAMKQRERDEGIKKGLLSRMTTLNILHMRRVRAKLREPRRIEIRLYDEAPRFGAYLVDGDVGLIQPYLRHARGVESPAFVLRADAAGGSVRGLYPLFQEEFEQLWVAGKRTS from the coding sequence ATGGCCGATCGGGAGTCCAACCCGCCACCCTCGACAACCGACGAGGATCCCGCGGCGGGGACGAGTACGACCGGTCTCGACGGCACGACCGGATTCGGCTCGGGCGGCGACACCTTCCCGGACCCGTACGCCCCCTGTCCCGACGGCGACCCCCCGGGCGGCACCACCGGTGTCCCGGGCACCGTCGGATTTCCCGACACCGGCTCCTTCGCCCTCGACGCGGGCGCACTGCCCGGTCCCCGCCACGCGGCCGCCGGCACCGCCGTCCTGGACGGCTCCGGGCCGCCCGACCCGATGCCGGGGATAGACCCCGCGACGCTCGCGTGGACCGAGGACGACTGGGCCGCCGCCCTGCTGCGCGGCCGCCGGGCGGGCCGGGCGTACGTGTACCTGAACCTGATCGAGCAGCGGCTGCGCGCGGTGATCAGCGCGGTGCTCGTCCCCGTCTACGGACCCGGCGAGCACCCGCACGACGACGGCGCCTGGGTGCTGGCCGCGGCCGGAAACGCGCAGAACGAATGGGTGGAACGAGCCGAGGCGGTACGGGAGATGAGTCGCCGACGCGGCTACATCGTGGACCCCGCCGACGACGAGCTGATCGCCTTTTTGACCCTCCCGCAACTGCGCGAGCTGATGGTGCGCAACTGGTGGTGCTTCGAGCCCTTCCTGCCGGACCGGCGCAAGCTGGAACGCGCGCTGGAGGAGGTCGAGATCGGCCGGCACATCGTGGCCCGCAACCGGGTGCTCTCGCCCGACGTGCTCGCCCAGGTGGAACGCGCGTGCCTGCGCGTGCTGGCCATGCTGGACGGGCCGCTCGCCGACCAGGGCGACCGGCGCCTCGCCCTGGACGCGGTCGAGGAGTTGTTCGCCGGGCGCTACGCCGACGTGGTGGGCGTCTTCCAGGACCGCGCCGCGCTGCAGCGCCGGTTGCCCTTCGCCGACCTGGTCGACGGCGCGCGCGGGATCGACGCGATGGGCGTCTCGCTCAACCTGCTGTGCCAGAACTATTCGGGCCGCGATCTGGCCCGACTGGGCGCCGGCGGGTGCGACATGCGGCTGCTCTTCCTCAACCCGGCGGGCGACGCGATGAAGCAGCGCGAGCGCGACGAGGGCATCAAGAAGGGACTGCTGTCCCGGATGACCACGCTCAACATCCTGCACATGCGCCGCGTCCGGGCGAAGCTGCGCGAGCCGCGCCGGATCGAGATCCGGCTCTACGACGAGGCGCCGCGCTTCGGGGCCTACCTGGTGGACGGGGACGTGGGGCTGATCCAGCCGTATCTGCGGCACGCGCGCGGCGTCGAGTCGCCCGCGTTCGTCTTGCGCGCCGACGCGGCGGGCGGCTCCGTACGCGGGCTCTACCCGCTGTTCCAGGAGGAGTTCGAGCAGCTGTGGGTGGCGGGCAAGCGCACCTCGTGA
- the glgX gene encoding glycogen debranching protein GlgX, giving the protein MQVWPGHSYPLGATYDGAGTNFAVFSEAAERVWLCLLDEEGAEQRIELREADAFVRHAYLPGIQPGQRYGYRVEGPFDPAAGARCNPNKLLLDPYAKAMCGEVHWHESMYGYSFEHPDLMSTTDSGPHTMNSVVINPYFDWGDDRPPRTDYHDTVIYEAHVRGLTRSHPGLPEEIRGTYAGMAHPAVIEHLVSLGVTAIELMPVHQFVQDHRLSDLGMRNYWGYNTIGFFAPHAAYSSTGERGQQVQEFRSMVKALHAAGIEVILDVVYNHTAEGNHLGPTLSFRGLDNASYYRLADDKRYYLDTTGTGNSLLMRSPHVLQLIMDSLRYWVTDMHVDGFRFDLAATLARQFHEVDRLSSFFDLVQQDPVVSQVKLIAEPWDVGEGGYQVGNFPPLWTEWNGKYRDTVRDFWRGEERTLAEFGSRLTGSSDLYQDDGRRPIASINFVTCHDGFTLHDLVSYNDKHNAANREDNRDGESHNRSWNHGVEGETDDPDILALRARQQRNFIATLLLSQGVPMIAHGDEFGRTQQGNNNVYCQDNELSWVRWPEGEGPDLLEFTRMMTRLRAEHPVFRRRRFFHGRSVQGTHDELTDIAWFTPTGEEMSDGDWWAAAAKSVAVFLNGNAISEPDPRGQKITDDSFLLLFNASHEAEEFTIPADLGRSWTVVVDTADDKTVIHEPKSRPTIEGGAAQTVEPRSLVVLQRP; this is encoded by the coding sequence ATGCAGGTCTGGCCCGGTCATTCGTATCCGCTGGGCGCCACGTACGACGGCGCCGGCACCAACTTCGCGGTCTTCTCGGAGGCCGCCGAACGCGTCTGGTTGTGTCTGCTGGACGAGGAGGGCGCCGAGCAACGCATCGAGCTGCGCGAGGCCGACGCCTTCGTCCGGCACGCCTACCTGCCCGGGATCCAACCCGGGCAGCGCTACGGCTACCGCGTCGAGGGCCCGTTCGACCCGGCCGCGGGCGCCCGGTGCAACCCGAACAAGCTGCTGCTCGATCCCTACGCCAAGGCGATGTGCGGCGAGGTGCACTGGCACGAGTCGATGTACGGCTACTCGTTCGAACACCCGGATCTGATGAGCACCACCGACTCCGGGCCGCACACGATGAACTCGGTGGTGATCAACCCCTACTTCGACTGGGGCGACGACCGGCCGCCGCGCACCGACTACCACGACACGGTCATCTACGAGGCGCACGTGCGCGGGCTGACCCGCAGCCACCCGGGCCTGCCCGAGGAGATCCGGGGCACCTACGCGGGCATGGCGCACCCGGCGGTGATCGAGCACCTGGTGAGCCTGGGGGTGACCGCGATCGAGCTGATGCCGGTGCACCAGTTCGTCCAGGACCACCGGTTGTCCGACCTGGGGATGCGCAACTACTGGGGCTACAACACGATCGGCTTCTTCGCGCCGCACGCGGCCTACTCGTCCACCGGCGAACGCGGGCAGCAGGTGCAGGAGTTCCGCTCGATGGTCAAGGCGCTGCACGCCGCGGGCATCGAGGTGATCCTCGACGTGGTCTACAACCACACCGCCGAGGGCAACCACCTGGGCCCCACGCTGTCCTTCCGCGGCCTGGACAACGCGTCCTACTACCGGCTCGCCGACGACAAGCGCTACTACCTGGACACCACCGGCACCGGCAACAGCCTGCTGATGCGCAGCCCGCACGTGTTGCAGCTGATCATGGACTCGCTGCGCTACTGGGTCACCGACATGCACGTGGACGGCTTCCGCTTCGACCTGGCCGCCACGCTGGCCCGACAGTTCCACGAGGTGGACCGGCTGTCCTCGTTCTTCGACCTGGTCCAGCAGGACCCGGTGGTCTCCCAGGTCAAGCTGATCGCCGAGCCGTGGGACGTCGGCGAGGGCGGCTACCAGGTGGGCAACTTCCCCCCGCTGTGGACCGAGTGGAACGGCAAGTATCGCGACACGGTGCGCGACTTCTGGCGCGGCGAGGAGCGCACCCTCGCCGAGTTCGGCTCGCGGCTGACCGGCTCCTCCGACCTGTACCAGGACGACGGCCGCCGACCGATCGCCTCGATCAACTTCGTCACCTGCCACGACGGCTTCACACTGCACGACCTGGTGTCGTACAACGACAAGCACAACGCGGCCAACCGTGAGGACAACCGCGACGGCGAGAGCCACAACCGGTCCTGGAACCACGGCGTCGAGGGCGAGACGGACGACCCGGACATCCTCGCGCTGCGCGCCCGCCAACAGCGCAACTTCATCGCCACGCTGCTGCTGTCCCAGGGCGTGCCGATGATCGCGCACGGCGACGAGTTCGGCCGCACCCAGCAGGGCAACAACAACGTCTACTGCCAGGACAACGAACTCTCCTGGGTGCGCTGGCCCGAGGGCGAGGGCCCCGACCTGCTCGAGTTCACCCGGATGATGACCCGGCTGCGCGCCGAGCACCCGGTCTTTCGGCGCCGCCGCTTCTTCCACGGCAGGTCCGTCCAGGGCACCCACGACGAGCTGACCGACATCGCCTGGTTCACCCCCACGGGCGAGGAGATGTCGGACGGCGACTGGTGGGCGGCCGCGGCCAAGTCGGTCGCCGTGTTCCTCAACGGCAACGCCATCTCGGAACCGGACCCGCGCGGCCAAAAGATCACCGACGACTCGTTCCTGCTGCTGTTCAACGCCTCGCACGAGGCCGAGGAGTTCACCATCCCCGCGGACCTGGGCCGCTCCTGGACCGTGGTGGTCGACACCGCCGACGACAAGACGGTGATACACGAGCCCAAGTCCCGCCCGACCATCGAGGGCGGCGCCGCCCAGACCGTCGAGCCCCGCTCGCTGGTGGTGCTGCAACGACCGTGA
- the treY gene encoding malto-oligosyltrehalose synthase, which produces MTSSPSRVPTGTYRLQLQPAFTFADAAAAVPHLASLGVSHLHLSPILQAVPGSTHGYDVVDHSRVSADLGGEDGLRELAAAAAGHGLGLVVDIVPNHMAVPTPESLNRPLWETLREGVDSPFARWFDIDWTRHDGRVLLPVLGGPVEEVTDELIVDGHVLRYHDHEFPLRPGTEKLALDELLAAQHYELAHWRRADSELNYRRFFTIAGLIALRQEDDEVFAATHATILRLLNEGLISGLRIDHPDGLADPRAYLERLRAAAPNAWIVVEKILSDEETLPADWACDGTTGYDALRRVDNLFLDPEGADPLRALHREQTGVREGFDYLAQQARAEVLADGLATEFARLRRTLDRLEPVAGAGDVGRALPPLLTAFPTYRPYPGAGPGSIAAMARALTAVPGQVSEAAREIAELALADGEFGIRFGQVAAALAAKGVEDRAFYRWYALSSLNEVGGAPDTFGPDIAGFHAACRRMSPTTMTTLSTHDTKRSEDVRARLSVLAEIPEDWARRVHAWNERSRPHRSEFRFGPDGYDTYLLWQTLVGAWPLTPDRAVAYLRKAMREAARETTWADPNPDYEAASEAFVRAVLADDELTADLADFVTTVDRAAHAVSLGAKLVQLTMPGVPDVYQGGELALYTLVDPDNRAPVDFGREHGPLDTLKLRITSAALRLRRAHPDWFAGAYTPLRARGKEADHAVAFIRGGEAITVATRLPANLAAKGHWGGALLPLPEGRWVDALTGGTYTGQARLRHILEDLPVALLTRG; this is translated from the coding sequence ATGACCTCGTCGCCTTCTCGTGTTCCGACCGGCACCTATCGGCTCCAGCTGCAACCCGCGTTCACCTTCGCCGACGCCGCCGCCGCCGTGCCCCACCTCGCCTCGCTCGGGGTGAGCCACCTGCACCTGTCGCCGATCCTGCAGGCCGTCCCCGGATCCACCCACGGCTACGACGTGGTCGACCACTCGCGCGTGTCCGCCGACCTCGGCGGCGAGGACGGGCTGCGCGAGCTGGCGGCGGCCGCCGCCGGGCACGGGCTCGGGCTCGTGGTGGACATCGTGCCCAACCACATGGCGGTGCCCACCCCCGAGTCGCTGAACCGGCCACTGTGGGAGACGCTGCGCGAGGGGGTCGACTCGCCCTTCGCCCGCTGGTTCGACATCGACTGGACCCGGCACGACGGGCGCGTCCTGCTGCCCGTACTCGGCGGCCCGGTCGAGGAGGTCACCGACGAGCTGATCGTGGACGGCCACGTGCTGCGCTATCACGACCACGAGTTCCCGCTCCGGCCCGGCACCGAAAAACTCGCGCTCGACGAGCTGCTCGCCGCCCAGCACTACGAACTCGCGCACTGGCGACGCGCCGACAGCGAGCTGAACTACCGCCGCTTCTTCACCATCGCCGGGCTCATCGCCCTGCGCCAGGAGGACGACGAGGTCTTCGCGGCCACCCACGCCACCATCTTGCGGCTGCTGAACGAGGGCCTGATCTCCGGACTGCGGATCGACCACCCCGACGGCCTGGCCGACCCGCGCGCCTATCTGGAGCGGCTGCGCGCCGCCGCGCCGAACGCGTGGATCGTGGTGGAGAAGATCCTCTCCGACGAGGAGACGCTGCCCGCCGACTGGGCCTGCGACGGCACCACCGGCTACGACGCGCTGCGCCGGGTGGACAACCTCTTCCTGGACCCCGAGGGCGCCGACCCGCTGCGCGCGCTGCACCGCGAACAAACCGGGGTGCGCGAAGGCTTCGACTACCTCGCGCAACAGGCCAGGGCCGAGGTCCTCGCCGACGGCCTGGCCACCGAGTTCGCCCGGCTGCGCCGCACCCTGGACCGGCTGGAGCCGGTGGCCGGCGCCGGCGACGTCGGCCGGGCCCTGCCCCCGCTGCTGACCGCGTTCCCCACCTACCGCCCCTACCCCGGCGCCGGTCCCGGCTCGATCGCCGCGATGGCCCGCGCGCTCACCGCAGTCCCGGGACAGGTCTCCGAGGCGGCCCGCGAGATCGCCGAACTGGCGCTCGCCGACGGGGAGTTCGGTATCCGCTTCGGCCAGGTCGCGGCGGCGCTCGCGGCCAAGGGCGTGGAGGACCGCGCCTTCTACCGCTGGTACGCCCTGAGTTCGCTGAACGAGGTCGGCGGCGCGCCCGACACGTTCGGCCCGGACATCGCCGGGTTCCACGCCGCCTGCCGGCGCATGTCCCCGACCACGATGACCACGCTGAGCACGCACGACACCAAGCGCAGCGAGGACGTCCGGGCCCGCCTGTCGGTGCTCGCCGAGATCCCCGAGGACTGGGCGCGGCGGGTGCACGCCTGGAACGAGCGGTCCCGACCGCACCGATCCGAGTTCCGCTTCGGCCCGGACGGCTACGACACCTACCTGCTGTGGCAGACCCTGGTCGGCGCCTGGCCGCTCACCCCGGACCGGGCGGTGGCCTACCTGCGCAAGGCGATGCGCGAGGCGGCCCGGGAAACCACCTGGGCCGACCCGAACCCGGACTACGAGGCGGCGAGCGAGGCTTTCGTCCGCGCCGTCCTCGCCGACGACGAACTCACCGCCGACCTCGCCGACTTCGTCACCACGGTGGACCGCGCCGCACACGCCGTCTCGCTCGGCGCCAAATTGGTCCAGCTGACCATGCCGGGCGTACCGGACGTGTACCAGGGCGGCGAACTGGCGCTGTACACCCTGGTCGACCCGGACAACCGGGCCCCCGTCGACTTCGGGCGCGAACACGGCCCGCTGGACACCCTCAAGCTCCGGATCACCTCCGCCGCGCTGCGGCTGCGCCGCGCACATCCCGACTGGTTCGCCGGCGCCTACACGCCGCTGCGTGCCCGCGGCAAGGAAGCCGACCATGCCGTCGCCTTCATTCGCGGCGGCGAGGCGATCACGGTGGCGACCCGGCTGCCGGCCAATCTCGCCGCCAAGGGCCACTGGGGCGGCGCGCTGCTTCCGCTGCCCGAGGGCCGCTGGGTCGACGCGCTGACCGGCGGCACGTACACGGGCCAGGCCCGCCTGCGGCACATCCTGGAGGACCTGCCCGTCGCCCTGCTCACCCGGGGCTGA
- the treZ gene encoding malto-oligosyltrehalose trehalohydrolase codes for MVRFEVWAPKASSLEVVVDGRRKPMRDANRPGWWQADVPTAVHGSDYAFAIDGNDPLPDPRSRWQPTGPDGPSRVVDHAAYAWGDGAWTGRPLPGAVVYELHIGTFTTEGTFAAAVERLDHLVDLGVTHVEVMPVSAFPGRHGWGYDGVCPWAVHEPYGGPDGLKRFVDACHTHGLGVILDVVHNHLGPSGNHLPAFGPYFTDRYRTPWGSAVNLDGPGSDEVRAYLVGSALMWLRDYHVDGLRLDAVHALADNRAVPFLEELSEAVDKLAAATGRPLFLIAESDLNDPRVVTPRESGGMGVQAQWSDDFHHALHALLTGERQGYYGDFGSMGTLAKTLTRVWLHDGTWSSFRERTHGRPVPVSRMPAYRFLGYLQTHDQVGNRATGDRISATLPPALLAAGAALVLTAPFTPMLFMGEEWGASTPWQYFTDHTDPELAEAVRNGRRAEFASHGWDAAQIPDPQSAQTVRDSCLDWKEPARAPHAALLAWYRRLIALRREWDNLTDPDLTRVQVSFEETAGWLMVHRGAFRTAVNLAEQPATLPMGTGAAEIVAAWDDRAEIRRGLVGTTLRLPATSVAVVRIGTR; via the coding sequence GTGGTCAGGTTCGAGGTCTGGGCTCCGAAAGCGTCGTCCCTGGAGGTCGTCGTCGACGGCCGACGCAAGCCGATGCGCGACGCGAACCGGCCGGGGTGGTGGCAGGCGGACGTGCCCACGGCGGTACACGGCAGCGACTACGCGTTCGCCATCGACGGCAACGACCCGCTGCCCGACCCACGTTCGCGGTGGCAGCCCACCGGCCCCGACGGCCCGAGCCGCGTGGTCGACCACGCGGCGTACGCGTGGGGCGACGGGGCCTGGACCGGCCGACCGCTCCCGGGCGCGGTCGTCTACGAGTTGCACATCGGCACGTTCACCACCGAGGGCACGTTCGCCGCGGCCGTCGAGCGGCTCGACCACCTGGTCGACCTCGGCGTCACCCACGTCGAGGTGATGCCGGTGTCCGCGTTCCCGGGCCGGCACGGGTGGGGCTACGACGGCGTGTGCCCGTGGGCCGTGCACGAGCCCTACGGCGGCCCGGACGGCCTCAAGCGGTTCGTGGACGCCTGCCACACGCACGGCCTGGGCGTGATCCTGGACGTCGTCCACAACCACCTGGGCCCGTCCGGGAACCACCTGCCCGCCTTCGGCCCCTACTTCACCGACCGCTACCGCACCCCGTGGGGCTCGGCGGTGAACCTGGACGGCCCGGGCTCCGACGAGGTCCGCGCCTACCTGGTCGGCAGCGCGCTGATGTGGCTGCGCGACTACCACGTGGACGGACTGCGCCTGGACGCGGTGCACGCGCTCGCGGACAACCGCGCGGTGCCGTTCCTGGAGGAGTTGTCCGAGGCGGTGGACAAGCTCGCCGCCGCCACCGGCCGACCGCTGTTCCTGATCGCCGAGTCGGACCTGAACGACCCCCGCGTGGTCACCCCGCGCGAAAGCGGCGGCATGGGCGTGCAGGCCCAGTGGAGCGACGACTTCCACCACGCGCTGCACGCCCTGCTCACCGGCGAACGCCAGGGCTACTACGGCGACTTCGGCTCGATGGGCACCCTCGCCAAGACGCTCACCCGGGTCTGGCTGCACGACGGCACCTGGTCCTCGTTCCGCGAGCGCACACACGGCCGCCCGGTGCCCGTCTCGCGGATGCCCGCGTACCGTTTCCTGGGCTACCTCCAGACCCACGACCAGGTCGGCAACCGGGCCACCGGCGACCGGATCTCGGCGACCCTGCCGCCGGCGCTGCTCGCGGCGGGCGCCGCGCTCGTGCTCACCGCCCCGTTCACCCCGATGTTGTTCATGGGCGAGGAGTGGGGCGCGTCCACGCCCTGGCAATACTTCACCGACCACACCGACCCGGAGCTGGCCGAGGCGGTACGCAACGGCCGCCGCGCCGAGTTCGCCTCGCACGGGTGGGACGCGGCGCAGATTCCCGACCCGCAGTCGGCGCAGACCGTGCGCGACTCGTGCCTGGACTGGAAGGAGCCCGCCCGCGCCCCGCACGCGGCCCTGCTGGCCTGGTACCGGCGGCTGATCGCGCTGCGCCGGGAATGGGACAACCTGACCGACCCGGACCTGACCCGGGTCCAGGTCAGCTTCGAGGAGACGGCCGGCTGGCTGATGGTGCACCGGGGCGCGTTCCGTACCGCGGTCAACCTGGCCGAGCAGCCCGCGACGCTGCCGATGGGCACCGGGGCGGCGGAGATCGTCGCGGCCTGGGACGACCGCGCGGAGATCCGCCGGGGCCTGGTCGGCACCACGCTGCGGCTGCCCGCGACGTCGGTCGCGGTGGTCCGGATCGGCACCCGCTAG
- a CDS encoding PPK2 family polyphosphate kinase → MPSVRAALRLPGGPVDLAAIDPRATPSFAGDKADALADIGAMGPRLAELQERLYAQAVAGGARRRVLLVVQGMDTSGKGGTVKHVIGQFNPSGCHIHAFKAPTEDELAHPFLWRVRAQVPGPGLIGVFDRSHYEDVLIARVRNLVPRQVWSRRYATINRFEQGLAKDEVTVVKVFLHISPEEQKERLLARLDNPDKHWKFNPADIDERSVWPDYRTAYEAALEKCDGDAAPWYVVPADRKWYRNWAISRLLLEHLTELDPRYPAGDFDVEAQRKRLLDA, encoded by the coding sequence GTGCCGTCCGTACGGGCCGCGTTGCGGCTGCCGGGCGGCCCCGTGGACCTGGCCGCGATCGATCCGCGCGCCACGCCGAGCTTCGCGGGCGACAAGGCCGACGCGCTCGCCGACATCGGCGCGATGGGGCCCCGGCTGGCCGAACTCCAGGAGCGGCTGTACGCGCAGGCCGTGGCCGGCGGCGCCCGCCGCCGGGTGCTCCTGGTGGTCCAGGGCATGGACACCTCCGGCAAGGGCGGTACGGTCAAGCACGTGATCGGCCAGTTCAACCCGTCGGGCTGCCACATCCACGCGTTCAAGGCGCCGACCGAGGACGAACTCGCCCACCCGTTCCTGTGGCGGGTCCGCGCCCAGGTGCCCGGACCCGGTCTGATCGGCGTGTTCGACCGCTCGCACTACGAGGACGTACTGATCGCCCGGGTGCGCAACCTGGTCCCGCGTCAGGTCTGGTCGCGCCGCTACGCCACGATCAACCGCTTCGAGCAGGGCCTGGCGAAGGACGAGGTGACCGTCGTCAAGGTCTTCCTGCACATCTCGCCCGAGGAGCAGAAGGAACGCCTGCTGGCCCGGCTCGACAACCCGGACAAGCACTGGAAGTTCAACCCGGCCGACATCGACGAGCGTTCCGTGTGGCCCGACTACCGCACCGCCTACGAGGCCGCGTTGGAGAAGTGCGACGGCGACGCGGCGCCCTGGTACGTGGTGCCGGCCGACCGCAAGTGGTACCGCAACTGGGCGATCAGCCGGCTGCTCCTGGAGCACCTGACCGAGTTGGACCCCCGCTACCCGGCCGGCGACTTCGACGTCGAGGCCCAGCGGAAGCGCCTGCTCGACGCCTGA